Proteins from a genomic interval of Oceanispirochaeta crateris:
- a CDS encoding IS3 family transposase has product MKIPLVSKNEKLSLVKQCELLSIPRSCFYYTPRGRSELDLVIMRLIDEIYLENPTMGSRRMSKEITKTHKIKVGRLKIRRLMREMCISAIYPKKNLSKKNPEHKIYPYLLRNLSIDRVNHVWSTDITYLRLEDGFVYLTAVIDWYSRKVLSWKLSNTMEVEFCKSVVKEAIEKYGAPEIFNTDQGSQYTSEEFTDLLKNNNIKISMDGKGRALDNIFVERLWRTVKQEEVYLRDYRGIKDARKSLKKYFEYYNTKRRHQSLDDEYPEDVYYGRIQSKMAS; this is encoded by the coding sequence ATGAAAATACCCTTGGTATCAAAAAATGAAAAACTCTCCTTGGTCAAACAATGCGAACTATTATCTATTCCACGATCCTGCTTCTATTATACTCCCAGAGGCCGATCAGAACTCGATTTGGTCATTATGAGACTCATAGATGAAATATATCTTGAGAACCCCACAATGGGCAGCAGACGAATGAGTAAAGAAATAACAAAGACTCATAAAATCAAAGTTGGTCGTCTGAAAATACGAAGATTGATGAGAGAAATGTGCATAAGTGCCATTTATCCAAAGAAAAATCTCTCAAAGAAAAACCCTGAACACAAAATATACCCCTATTTACTGCGGAACCTTTCTATTGATAGAGTGAATCATGTCTGGTCAACAGATATCACTTACTTGAGGCTTGAAGATGGTTTTGTATATCTGACCGCTGTTATCGACTGGTATAGCCGCAAGGTTTTATCTTGGAAATTGTCAAATACAATGGAGGTCGAATTTTGCAAGTCTGTAGTAAAAGAGGCTATTGAAAAATACGGGGCTCCTGAAATATTTAATACGGATCAGGGTAGCCAGTATACAAGTGAAGAATTTACAGATCTACTAAAAAATAATAACATAAAAATCAGCATGGACGGGAAAGGCCGAGCTCTTGATAATATTTTTGTCGAAAGATTATGGCGTACTGTTAAACAAGAGGAGGTCTATTTAAGAGATTACCGAGGGATAAAGGATGCAAGAAAATCTTTGAAAAAGTACTTTGAATATTATAATACAAAACGCAGGCATCAATCGTTGGATGATGAATATCCAGAGGATGTATATTATGGTAGAATTCAATCAAAGATGGCTTCATAA
- a CDS encoding transposase, producing MTSQKRRKHDSAEKVKIALEAIKEDLSINEIASKYKLHPGQVRQWKKEFLDNAESAFKNDKDEKKHLTDLETEKNDLENLIGQQTIEINFLKKT from the coding sequence ATGACCAGTCAAAAAAGAAGAAAACACGATAGTGCTGAAAAAGTTAAAATTGCTCTTGAGGCGATTAAAGAGGATTTGTCAATAAATGAAATTGCCAGCAAATACAAATTGCATCCAGGTCAAGTGAGACAGTGGAAAAAAGAGTTTCTGGATAATGCTGAATCGGCCTTCAAGAATGATAAGGATGAAAAGAAACATCTTACAGATTTAGAGACAGAAAAAAATGATCTGGAAAATCTAATTGGACAACAAACCATTGAGATCAATTTCTTAAAAAAAACTTGA
- a CDS encoding transposase: MTSQKRRKHDSAEKVKIALEAIKEDLSINEIASKYKLHPGQVRQWKKEFLDNAESAFKNDKDEKKHLIDLETEKNDLENLIGQQTIEINFLKKNLKRLNKE, from the coding sequence ATGACCAGTCAAAAAAGAAGAAAACACGATAGTGCTGAAAAAGTTAAAATTGCTCTTGAGGCGATTAAAGAGGATTTGTCAATAAATGAAATTGCCAGCAAATACAAATTGCATCCAGGTCAAGTGAGACAGTGGAAAAAAGAGTTTCTGGATAATGCTGAATCGGCCTTCAAGAATGATAAGGATGAAAAGAAACATCTTATAGATTTAGAGACAGAAAAAAATGATCTGGAAAATCTAATTGGACAACAAACCATTGAGATCAATTTCTTAAAAAAAAACTTGAAGCGTTTGAACAAAGAATGA
- a CDS encoding SMI1/KNR4 family protein — MNKSDILKIENNLKMKLPKFYKDTILNYPFERGSFAEEFMLLNKLETLLELNVDQKHLEEKFYIGSDGGEELYSIKYCDDSVYLYDLDLNEERLYTKDWKSFLDKIDMTIKEIKEDERLMKERKENKKWWQFWL; from the coding sequence TTGAATAAATCAGATATATTAAAAATTGAGAACAATTTAAAAATGAAATTACCTAAGTTTTATAAAGATACTATTTTAAATTATCCTTTTGAAAGAGGGTCTTTTGCTGAAGAATTTATGTTACTAAATAAACTCGAAACATTGCTTGAACTAAATGTAGATCAAAAGCATTTGGAAGAAAAATTTTATATTGGTTCAGATGGTGGGGAAGAACTATATTCTATTAAGTACTGCGACGATTCTGTCTATCTATATGATCTCGATCTTAATGAGGAACGCCTCTATACAAAGGATTGGAAATCTTTTCTCGATAAAATTGACATGACTATTAAAGAAATTAAAGAAGATGAAAGGTTAATGAAAGAGCGTAAAGAAAATAAGAAATGGTGGCAATTTTGGCTATAA
- a CDS encoding tetratricopeptide repeat protein: MKKKLFLSTILLYICFLVYGENSDVFGKTFELIEQEKYYSAIQYLYTEDPDNEDLDLVILKSKIFRNYFGQSLNHVMWGLKDLENDENLDEVRTGSGELNMYMFDTVEILTPFLDDNRFKVLHELGLYYHSVIMGYGNSLNESFGDVSELSRKNLSECFDNNFYDDESLTVLGTYYFQDQNMKMAEELFRKALDLNGNNPAANFNYGFILYRNGLLEEAVKYVRVAAEGYLYRNLSIDAYSFAGFLYHAIENYKDALLMFDIALEANPMDYRAYPSYIDSLIKTGDLDKAKERTLHFMMIEPANSYVGNQLIPIYKDNGQIDLIVSILEDCIVQNSNNDETLANFYFQKGNVGLLYNKDKGLEDLLKAKEYFLKFSDRNHPAVKAINGYFEN, from the coding sequence ATGAAAAAGAAACTTTTTCTCTCAACAATTCTACTTTATATCTGTTTTTTAGTTTATGGCGAGAATAGTGATGTATTTGGTAAAACATTTGAACTTATAGAACAAGAAAAATATTACTCTGCAATACAGTATCTATACACTGAAGACCCTGATAATGAAGATTTAGATTTGGTAATCTTGAAATCAAAGATTTTTCGAAATTATTTCGGTCAAAGTTTGAACCATGTTATGTGGGGATTAAAAGACTTGGAGAACGATGAAAATCTGGATGAAGTGCGTACGGGCTCTGGAGAGTTAAATATGTATATGTTCGATACTGTAGAGATTCTTACGCCTTTTCTAGATGACAACAGGTTTAAAGTTCTACATGAGCTTGGTTTATACTACCACTCCGTAATCATGGGCTATGGAAATTCCCTAAACGAGAGCTTTGGTGATGTTTCGGAGCTTAGTAGGAAGAATCTTTCAGAATGCTTTGATAACAATTTCTATGACGATGAATCACTGACAGTATTGGGGACCTATTATTTTCAGGATCAGAATATGAAAATGGCAGAAGAGCTGTTTCGTAAAGCACTGGATTTGAATGGCAATAATCCTGCTGCTAACTTTAACTATGGATTCATTCTATATCGGAATGGCCTATTAGAAGAGGCTGTAAAGTACGTAAGAGTCGCTGCAGAAGGCTATCTTTATAGGAATCTAAGTATTGATGCTTATAGCTTTGCAGGGTTTCTTTATCATGCTATAGAGAACTACAAAGATGCTTTGTTGATGTTCGATATTGCGTTAGAGGCCAATCCTATGGATTATCGTGCATATCCTTCTTACATTGACTCACTGATCAAGACAGGTGATCTTGATAAAGCCAAAGAACGAACTCTACACTTTATGATGATTGAGCCGGCCAACTCCTATGTGGGTAATCAGTTGATTCCTATATATAAGGATAACGGTCAAATAGATTTAATAGTCTCGATATTAGAAGACTGTATTGTTCAAAATAGCAACAACGATGAGACTTTGGCCAATTTCTACTTTCAGAAAGGGAATGTCGGGCTTCTTTACAATAAAGATAAAGGTCTTGAAGACTTATTGAAGGCAAAAGAGTATTTTCTTAAGTTTTCCGACAGGAACCATCCGGCCGTTAAGGCTATCAATGGTTATTTTGAGAACTAA
- a CDS encoding methyl-accepting chemotaxis protein has translation MGSKRKSIVKNNLFITISFGIIIGIVFPFYTMLFVTFKNQMCFYLFSIGAIIAGIIVGLISFLITKVTILRVLSVLSERLKDISEGEGDLTKSIELISLDEIGEMIKYFNSTIQNIRSLILTIRRKSDALTETGNNLFSTINQTVSAINQISANQTSIKNQIVNQSDSITETNATIRQISHNIENLNSQIDKQASNVVQSSSAIEEMMANISSVTNNLLSNADNMNELILASENGKSDLEVVSKSIQEVTIKSEELLNISSIIQAIASQTNLLSMNAAIEAAHAGDAGRGFAVVAEEIRKLSESSGAQAKTVTSAVKQINESMNKLTRATVIIQKQFTAIDNKIRLVSEIENQIQISMKKQDSDSNEILKAVRKLNVITTQVKSGSNEMLTGSQEIFQESNNLGLISDEVSTSMNEITSNVDQIKIAADKVNDLGKENNENIEAIMNVINIFKV, from the coding sequence GTGGGTAGTAAAAGAAAAAGTATTGTTAAGAATAATTTATTTATTACTATTTCTTTTGGTATTATAATCGGTATTGTATTTCCTTTTTATACGATGCTTTTTGTAACATTTAAGAATCAAATGTGTTTTTATCTCTTCAGTATAGGAGCAATAATAGCTGGTATAATTGTTGGATTAATATCATTTTTAATCACTAAAGTTACTATTCTTAGAGTTTTATCTGTGCTTAGTGAACGACTAAAAGATATTTCAGAAGGAGAAGGTGATTTAACAAAATCTATTGAATTAATTAGTCTAGATGAAATTGGAGAAATGATAAAATATTTCAATAGTACGATACAAAATATTCGAAGTTTAATTCTAACAATTCGTAGAAAGTCCGATGCTCTAACAGAAACAGGCAATAATCTCTTCTCTACCATAAATCAGACAGTTTCTGCAATAAATCAAATTAGCGCGAATCAAACAAGTATTAAAAATCAAATAGTGAATCAATCTGACAGTATAACAGAGACGAATGCAACTATAAGACAGATATCACACAATATTGAAAATCTAAATTCACAAATAGACAAACAAGCCTCAAATGTAGTTCAATCCTCTTCTGCAATTGAAGAAATGATGGCGAATATTTCTTCTGTAACAAATAATTTATTAAGCAATGCAGACAATATGAATGAATTGATTCTAGCTTCAGAAAATGGAAAATCTGATCTTGAAGTTGTTTCAAAAAGTATTCAAGAGGTAACAATCAAATCAGAAGAACTCCTTAATATCAGTTCTATAATTCAAGCTATAGCCAGTCAAACCAATCTTCTATCTATGAACGCAGCTATTGAGGCGGCTCATGCAGGAGATGCTGGTCGAGGATTTGCTGTTGTTGCTGAAGAAATACGGAAATTATCTGAATCTTCAGGGGCTCAAGCAAAAACAGTTACTAGCGCCGTTAAACAAATCAATGAATCAATGAATAAATTAACACGGGCAACAGTAATCATTCAAAAACAATTTACAGCAATAGATAATAAGATAAGATTAGTATCAGAAATAGAAAATCAGATCCAAATTTCTATGAAAAAACAAGATTCTGATAGTAATGAGATATTAAAAGCCGTAAGAAAACTTAACGTGATTACAACGCAGGTCAAGTCTGGATCAAATGAGATGTTAACAGGAAGTCAGGAAATATTTCAAGAAAGTAATAATCTTGGTCTGATTTCAGATGAAGTATCTACTAGTATGAATGAAATTACTTCAAATGTTGACCAAATTAAGATAGCTGCAGATAAAGTAAATGACCTCGGCAAAGAGAATAATGAAAATATTGAAGCAATTATGAATGTCATTAATATCTTTAAAGTCTAA